The genomic region TAGTGGTTACATTTTGTTTTCAGGATGAAATCATTTTTTAAGTTGTGATTTCTGTAATAATCTGGTCGGTATGTGAATTAATAGTGATTTTGTGTGGGTTATGGTGATTGTGTTTACCATGATGAGCAGTGGATTCATGAGGAATGGTTACTTTGGGGTGCCTTTATCCTGATATGATAGAAGGGTCTATGGGGATTAAAGGTTTTTGTGTCACTTGCCAATGATTAAAAGGGTGGTTTTATTGCTCTGATTTAGTTAAAGTGTGTTTGATGTGATTCCAATTTTGAATTTGAGTCTGCTGGTATAGTTGGAAACTAAGTGGATTGTGAGATCAGTTTTTATTCCATCTGATGGAGATTAGTTTTGGTAAATGGGGgttttaatttttgaaagtgtgCCTCTTCAGATTGTGCTTCTCAAGTCTAGCGGTGTTTTTGATGGGTAAGCTATCAACATTGTAATTGCAATTTAGAGTTAATTACCCTTTAACTAGTCCCTTGCGTTGGCGTTAATTGAATCGATANNNNNNNNNNNNNNNNNNNNNNNNNNNNNNNNNNNNNNNNNNNNNNNNNNNNNNNNNNNNNNNNNNNNNNNNNNNNNNNNNNNNNNNNNNNNNNNNNNNNTCCTTTAAGAAAGCTACAGTTTGCagataatattatattaaagttTCTATTTGAACTCCTTGGTTTACATAGCTTACATTCTCAACAACTTCGAAAGAAGCCATTAATACCTGCAACTCATAAAGCAAATATAAATCCATCAGAACCTGCAGCAACAtaccaagaaaaagaaaagctcAAGACTTAGCAATGGCATCACCTTATGCCAAATAGCATAGCATCCTTGATTGAAGCAACGGTTGTTGATAAGATAGCATCAATGATTTTCAGCGTCGACTGAGGCATATATTCCTTGTTGCTTAATCTGTCGACGCTTTGAAACGCTAGGGTTAAGATACTTCCCACGGCTCCATCTCCTTGCCCAGGTGCCTTATCAGGCATAATGCTGAACCCTGATGGCAAAATAGATACAAATTTTGGGTTACCACCATTCAAGATTTTTGACATGGCCATGATATCCATCGGCGCGTATACTATGTACGAGCCAGTTTCGTCGGTGTAGCTTTCTTGGAGATATAGTATCTCGATCTTGTTTGGTGAGGACTGCAAATTTATTAGTATGCTTATTAGTTAGTTCATGGAGGAAATTGTGATgacaaaagaaaaggaaatgatcGAAACACTTACATTCACTTGCATCATGGAAACTCGATTTTTAGGATTTTCACCATTACTGACATAGACAAGTTCTCGAAAATGTCATTTGTCGAAAGCATTTTTTTATTTCGTTTTAAAAATGATGGATCGACTTTTTGGAAAGCGAAAATGGAgacgccaccaatctttttttgtttcggtgtgatcggatcacctagaaatttgggttgttttaataaaacattttggtttattaaaacaatgattttggtttacgaaaatatgagaaaataggctCGAGAGTCAGTtatgtatgaggaaggattagcaccctcattacgcccaaaattggtaccaaattgattaaatactgtccttttgtctaaaattaaaaatgtttttgaaatgtggttcttgttaataacatttgaataacccgagtccattgccaaaaatcttcttgtttcgacgttcgaaaatttgtaattcgaaaataacaaaaggatgcccaactatttggtctAACGAAAAATCGATAcctagcacagtagggcacgattcctcgaatttccaagcattgaccattgcctcacc from Gossypium arboreum isolate Shixiya-1 chromosome 1, ASM2569848v2, whole genome shotgun sequence harbors:
- the LOC108482481 gene encoding homeobox-leucine zipper protein ROC2-like is translated as MDIMAMSKILNGGNPKFVSILPSGFSIMPDKAPGQGDGAVGSILTLAFQSVDRLSNKEYMPQSTLKIIDAILSTTVASIKDAMLFGIRY